A single genomic interval of Melanotaenia boesemani isolate fMelBoe1 chromosome 4, fMelBoe1.pri, whole genome shotgun sequence harbors:
- the LOC121638970 gene encoding FERM and PDZ domain-containing protein 1, with product MELQDRSRSPSRRTSRVEQVVGRWLRRSRDLGSRSHSLSRDRVAVDGKLAESSSSDQRNYPFRFNIQIQRDPNFNSHGLTLSSQTPILVQEVTPGGPADGRLLPGDQLVKINNVAVDDLTPEQAAEIIRECQDTLAMTVLRIMVGPKSSFITPEKRAKLKSNPVKVHFAEEVEVNGHTQGNSLLFLPNVLKVYLENGQTKAFKFESNTTVKDIVMTLKEKLSLSRIEHFSLVLEQQYSSSKLLLLHDEERIQQVVQKKEVHDYRCLFRICFMPKNLRKLLHEDPTAFEYLYLQGVNDVLQERYAVEMRCNTALRLAALHIQERLVSCGQCPKANLKMITKTWGIENFVSSTLLRNMREKDLRKAIGYHMKKSQSQHDPKQKGLSVDQARINYLEELSELKCFGGKSFGATMMLQDRESMVTLLVGARYGVSQVVNHKLSIMTTLTEFTSITRIELLPESDKVSLVKIYLQDIKPITLLLEATAAKDMSCLIAGYCRVFIDPNLNIFPWIDDKKHKVSAEEGYVSRCGSDSDDSSDLDMEPLLSLAPQDEKPCPRVRSASDPDGRKRKDRMRHKGGKDKGDKPWEDKKLKEEKNMDTEKEKSASEKNQEGKNEETAETKRDEDGGLKQIKIKDDDSGGQARQKERVGGGEAAEEQPSVSEASDSCHTDTHVITSPSSDSLDALEEDDLITCSSSSTYPNACPQTYVCFHSPIQLHPHSDRHVQPHLLIPPPVHSHPFIHLTTVNKPEGGGGGCRKSGDGADPQIFSPDSPSSQSFPDSQQCSGSIFSDDSSLCFSELSRLVDLLPSPPEASEEDDDEEEQRRREKLQKEIAVTVRKASEEGGASGEGSMKEHLLSSPSSQSSHKDFVFNFDQSDARCYYNICSNITPDSARSLPHPRQLHTGGVREEEGAVAKAEDLEPIPILHPPPGFGDSSSDEEFFDARDRFTSPEDPTSGAVPRDICRQMKLDLLSTLSLSDIKVSVDDQDKNSEAGVDRKQGVEEGGSRETLFHLRKRSRKRRSFMETDYTSRVTYPEPDPEPKHNLTANRHPKNIISEAIDIQMLSSDPEPFEQTKNPSPTISSLTHSEGEPAQLESKPIPSKLRSQRPELKSSSRTRKQEMEMEPDAMESKSVTDLVKTVSPIITVVRCRVDPDGKESTDRQGDGKEEEEGEEEVGEGKDEADKEEPVAMTGNGPFTSHMFLPDIIEEEGKEEDEKKQRIRGFSSSLKRPLLGAERPQEGSTLSTCLTDGNEKCSKDLLCSELISSQKDTYVNEYSPPTYSPPPPPPSSPLPPAPDLHKSESGHLMHEEGNSENMGTSNKMSVFNHSEQSSAFIPETSDHADKVASVKVKTAHDKEATEVLESTINTSDEVTDSTNSDNVFDDDDDDDVSNSLNYSSCDKTNDRTESAKCSISDTSARADTDESHINIKPLPKYEVQTGSPSINADYTLAINSITAKLGAATSITSPTFNSDARLKSEVAPQNVSSSDPNTDNTTSDSTIPRAEAKTNLTSPNLIMAKTATVQDLSKDPSTPTHFLFQTCSPTIMGRLSASTLRGKIQSLPLYLSRSQDSLNRAGDGSTVQSPAEENSRDDSKIAIKVTDVHDVTKTLDLEMGATAESAESDDSDTTLTGSEVDGEFFVETTSAKSFPSGSEVKEGCPQMPVQTEPKSQHQSQPLHSRLNENIPGPVTAPPPSIVSLLQRDTTSLKVNPPGPIKDPPEPIIKVSSPTKNSQAIKGRTQSRSIPPPIVVTTQNLNGPGLAFHSQSQRASKTSSDRPLTGLCQPSEQNSDSAKLSTGCRVFTICEDQSQTKTSVEAGSAQPLKSEFGCSSVLASGCESVAEGVQVPLDACGCPAVYSNCFSGEDSFDEELTVYEFSCRAQRSSVTQISAAGLPLITSPPVPSFLSVSPTHSPSFPRSILFSSSTSELSPLLSPLSNTSDSYTSQMHKDMISYLGQQRYSDPPAGFQALRIDVDKLLSVLEGSSTDRSMAGHGGRHPRDSCPVHFTENKRVLQIEARRLMSGCQKVVGTGQSPEEMLHSLANSFRTLVELAGICLWFSGCDRCDRRNAEAVAGLADVARSFRDFCLAAERACSKRSCHDLSTKLLAKQCTALTASVFCLTQLFRTLTAL from the exons GGCCCAAAGTCATCATTCATCACAccagagaagagggccaagctcAAGTCCAACCCTGTAAAGGTCCATTTTGCTGAGGAGGTGGAAGTCAATGGACACACACAG gggAACTCGCTGCTCTTTTTGCCTAATGTCCTAAAGGTCTACCTAGAGAATGGACAAACCAAGGCCTTCAAATTTGAATCCAACACCACAGTCAAG GACATTGTGATGACGCTGAAAGAAAAGCTTTCCCTGAGCCGTATTGAGCACTTTTCCTTGGTGCTGGAGCAGCAGTACAGCAGCAGCAAGCTACTACTGTTACATGACGAGGAGCGAATACAGCAG GTAGTCCAAAAGAAGGAGGTGCATGACTACAGGTGTTTATTCCGGATTTGTTTTATGCCTAAAAACCTCCGGAAGCTGCTGCATGAGGATCCGACTGCATTTGAGTACCTCTACCTGCAG ggtgTGAATGATGTGCTGCAGGAGCGCTATGCGGTGGAGATGAGGTGTAACACCGCCTTGCGACTCGCTGCGCTCCACATTCAGGAGAGGTTGGTGAGCTGCGGACAGTGCCCCAAAGCCAACCTGAAGATGATCAC GAAGACTTGGGGTATAGAGAACTTTGTGTCCTCCACTTTGTTGAGGAACATGCGGGAGAAAGATCTGAGGAAGGCCATTGGCTACCACATGAAGAAAAGCCAATCGCAGCACGATCCCAAGCAAAAGGGCCTGTCGGTCGATCAGGCACGGATCAACTACCTGGAGGAGCTGAGCGAACTCAAGTGTTTTGGAGGGAAATCCTTCGGTGCAACTATGATG CTCCAGGACAGGGAGTCGATGGTGACCCTGTTGGTGGGAGCGCGCTACGGGGTCAGTCAGGTGGTCAACCACAAGCTGAGCATAATGACCACCCTCACAGAGTTTACTAGTATCACTCGCATCGAGCTGCTGCCTGAATCAGACAAGGTCAGCCTGGTCAAAATATACCTGCAGGACATCAAG CCCATCACATTACTGTTGGAGGCAACTGCAGCAAAGGATATGTCCTGCCTGATAGCAGGATATTGCCGTGTGTTCATTGACCCCAACCTCAACATCTTTCCCTGGATAGATGACAAGAAGCACAAAGTCTCTGCAGAGGAAG GTTACGTGTCTCGATGCGGAAGTGACTCTGATGACTCTTCGGACTTGGACATGGAGCCGCTGCTCAGTCTGGCGCCTCAGGACGAGAAGCCGTGTCCACGTGTCAGATCCGCGTCAGACCCGGAtggcaggaaaagaaaagacagaatgaGGCATAAAGGTGGCAAAGACAAGGGAGATAAACCTTGGGAGGACAAGAAGCTGAAAGAAGAGAAGAACAtggacacagaaaaagaaaagtctgcctcagaaaaaaatcaagaggGCAAGAATGAGGAGACAGCGGAGACAAAGAGAGATGAAGATGGTGGACTAAAACAGATCAAAATAAAGGACGACGATTCAGGAGGGCAAGCCAGACAAAAAGAGAGGGTTGGAGGTGGAGAGGCAGCAGAGGAGCAGCCATCTGTATCAGAAGCATCAGATTCATGTCACACTGACACTCATGTCATCACCAGCCCATCCAGTGACTCTCTTGATGCCCTAGAAGAAGATGACTTAATTacctgctcctcttcctccacctatCCAAACGCTTGCCCACAAACCTACGTCTGCTTCCACTCTCCAATACAGCTTCACCCACACTCAGACAGGCACGTTCAGCCTCACCTCCTTATACCTCCACCTGTTCACTCCCATCCCTTTATCCACCTTACAACTGTCAACAAaccagaaggaggaggaggaggctgcagGAAGTCAGGTGATGGAGCTGATCCCCAAATCTTCTCACCCGACTCCCCCTCTTCGCAGAGCTTTCCCGATTCCCAACAATGTTCAGGTAGTATCTTCTCAGACGACAGCTCCCTGTGTTTCTCTGAGCTCTCCCGCCTCGTGGACCTCCTTCCAAGCCCTCCGGAGGCCAGTGAAGAGGACGATGATGAAGAAGAGCAGAGAAGGAGGGAAAAGTTACAAAAAGAAATAGCTGTGACAGTGAGAAAAGCAAGCGAAGAAGGAGGTGCAAGTGGGGAGGGTAGTATGAAAGAGCATCTACTTTCTTCTCCATCATCCCAATCCTCCCACAAAGACTTTGTGTTTAACTTTGACCAAAGCGACGCTCGCTGCTACTACAACATCTGCTCCAACATCACCCCCGACAGCGCTCGCAGCCTTCCACACCCCCGGCAGCTTCACACCGGAGGAgtgagggaggaggagggagctGTGGCCAAGGCTGAAGATCTGGAGCCCATCCCCATCCTCCATCCACCCCCTGGCTTTGGAGACAGCAGCTCTGACGAGGAGTTCTTTGATGCCAGAGATCGCTTCACTTCACCTGAAGATCCCACCTCAGGTGCCGTGCCAAGAG atatttgcAGACAGATGAAGCTGGACCTCCTCAGTACTCTCAGCCTCAGCGACATCAAGGTCTCTGTGGATGATCAAGACAAAAACTCAGAAGCAGGAGTGGACAGAAAGCAAGGAGTAGAagaaggtggcagcagagaaACCTTGTTCCACCTCAGAAAAAGATCTCGGAAGCGTCGTTCCTTCATGGAAACTGATTACACCTCCAGGGTGACATATCCAGAACCTGATCCAGAACCAAAGCACAACTTAACTGCCAACAGGCACCCCAAAAACATTATATCAGAAGCCATCGACATCCAAATGCTAAGTTCAGATCCAGAACCTTTTGAGCAAACCAAGAATCCCAGTCCTACTATCTCCTCGCTTACTCACTCTGAAGGAGAACCTGCTCAACTTGAGTCAAAGCCCATCCCGTCTAAACTCCGCTCACAAAGACCAGAATTAAAATCCTCCTCCAggaccaggaaacaggaaatgGAGATGGAGCCTGATGCAATGGAGTCCAAATCAGTCACGGATCTAGTGAAAACCGTATCTCCAATCATCACTGTTGTCCGCTGTAGGGTTGATCCAGACGGGAAGGAGAGCACAGATCGGCAAGGTGAtgggaaggaggaagaggagggagaagaGGAGGTGGGTGAAGGAAAAGATGAGGCAGACAAGGAGGAGCCCGTGGCCATGACAGGGAATGGGCCTTTCACAAGTCACATGTTTTTGCCTGACATCATTGAGGAGGAAGGTaaggaggaagatgagaagAAACAAAGGATAAGAGGATTTTCATCCAGCTTAAAGAGGCCTCTTCTCGGTGCTGAAAGGCCACAAGAGGGCAGCACACTGTCTACATGTTTAACAGACGGGAATGAAAAATGTAGCAAAGACCTTTTGTGCTCTGAATTAATTTCCTCACAGAAAGACACATATGTGAATGAATATTCCCCTCCAACATATTCACCACCACCCCCTCCACCTTCATCCCCTCTGCCACCAGCACCCGATCTACACAAATCAGAAAGTGGGCATTTGATGCATGAAGAAGGAAACTCTGAAAACATGGGCACCTCAAACAAAATGAGTGTTTTCAATCATTCGGAGCAAAGTTCAGCCTTCATTCCAGAGACGAGCGACCATGCTGACAAAGTGGCGTCAGTCAAAGTTAAAACCGCCCACGATAAGGAAGCCACCGAAGTTCTTGAATCTACCATCAACACAAGCGACGAAGTTACAGACAGCACAAACTCAGACAAtgtttttgatgatgatgatgatgatgatgttagtAACTCCTTAAATTATAGCTCATGTGATAAAACTAATGACAGGACTGAGTCGGCAAAGTGTAGCATCAGCGATACCTCAGCCAGAGCAGATACAGATGAATCGCACATCAACATTAAGCCCCTTCCAAAGTATGAAGTTCAGACAGGAAGTCCCTCCATTAATGCTGATTACACTCTAGCTATAAACTCTATCACGGCAAAGCTCGGAGCTGCGACCAGCATCACGTCTCCAACTTTTAATTCAGATGCTAGACTGAAAAGTGAGGTTGCTCCTCAAAATGTTTCATCTTCAGATCCAAACACAGATAATACCACATCTGATTCCACCATACCAAGAGCTGAAGCCAAAACGAATCTAACCAGTCCAAACTTAATAATGGCTAAAACCGCCACAGTCCAGGATCTCTCTAAAGACCCGTCTACTCCGACTCATTTCCTCTTCCAGACCTGTTCGCCAACCATTATGGGCCGGCTGTCTGCATCAACACTCAGGGGAAAGATTCAAAGTCTGCCCCTTTATTTATCGCGTTCCCAAGACAGTCTGAATCGAGCTGGAGATGGAAGTACAGTCCAGAGTCCTGCTGAGGAAAACAGTAGAGACGACTCAAAGATTGCCATCAAAGTGACAGATGTTCATGATGTCACAAAAACTCTTGACTTAGAGATGGGCGCAACAGCTGAATCGGCCGAATCAGACGACTCGGATACAACACTAACAGGATCTGAGGTGGACGGGGAGTTTTTTGTAGAAACAACCTCAGCGAAGAGTTTTCCATCAGGGTCTGAGGTTAAAGAAGGTTGTCCTCAGATGCCGGTCCAAACTGAGCCCAAATCCCAACATCAAAGTCAGCCTCTGCACAGCAGACTTAACGAGAACATACCTGGGCCGGTAACAGCGCCTCCACCCTCCATAGTGAGCCTACTCCAAAGAGATACCACCAGCCTAAAGGTAAACCCTCCAGGACCTATAAAAGATCCTCCAGAACCAATCATCAAAGTCAGTAGTCCAACTAAAAACAGTCAAGCCATTAAAGGGAGAACTCAGTCTCGCTCCATTCCTCCTCCAATCGTGGTGACTACACAGAATCTAAATGGACCAGGACTTGCGTTTCATAGTCAGTCCCAAAGAGCAAGTAAGACCAGTAGCGATAGACCTTTAACTGGTCTTTGTCAGCCTTCAGAGCAGAATTCAGACTCAGCAAAACTTTCCACAGGCTGCAGGGTGTTTACCATCTGTGAAGACCAGTCCCAGACAAAGACCTCAGTGGAAGCGGGGTCTGCTCAACCCTTGAAGTCTGAGTTCGGCTGCAGTTCTGTGCTCGCGTCTGGGTGTGAATCAGTTGCAGAGGGGGTGCAGGTACCACTGGACGCTTGTGGCTGCCCAGCAGTTTACTCAAACTGTTTCAGCGGGGAGGACAGCTTCGATGAGGAGCTGACGGTCTACGAGTTCTCTTGTCGTGCTCAGAGAAGCAGTGTTACCcagatttctgcagcaggtCTTCCTCTCATTACATCGCCCCCTGTTCcctcctttctctctgtctctcccacCCACTCCCCCTCTTTTCCTCGTtccatcctcttctcctcctccacctctgagCTCAGCCCTCTCCTCTCGCCTCTGTCAAACACCTCTGATTCATACACTTCTCAAATGCACAAGGACATGATCAGTTATTTAGGTCAGCAGCGCTACTCAGACCCTCCAGCAGGTTTCCAGGCTCTCCGTATAGATGTGGACAAGCTCCTTTCTGTTTTGGAAGGCAGCAGCACTGACCGATCCATGGCTGGTCATGGAGGTCGTCACCCAAGGGACAGCTGCCCGGTgcactttacagaaaacaagaggGTGCTGCAGATAGAGGCCCGGCGGCTTATGTCCGGCTGTCAGAAGGTAGTGGGGACTGGGCAGAGCCCAGAAGAAATGCTTCACTCCTTGGCCAACAGTTTCCGAACCCTGGTGGAGCTGGCAGGTATCTGCCTTTGGTTCTCCGGTTGTGACAGGTGTGACCGAAGGAACGCAGAGGCGGTTGCAGGTCTGGCAGACGTGGCGCGCTCGTTCAGGGACTTCTGTCTGGCAGCGGAGAGAGCCTGCAGCAAACGCAGCTGCCACGACCTGAGCACCAAACTGCTGGCCAAACAGTGCACAGCGCTCACAGCGTCCGTCTTCTGCCTCACTCAGCTGTTCCGCACCCTCACCGCACTGTGA